In Malus sylvestris chromosome 15, drMalSylv7.2, whole genome shotgun sequence, a single genomic region encodes these proteins:
- the LOC126602947 gene encoding egg cell-secreted protein 1.4-like — translation MALQNVALLVTVCLIFTGANYALAARNVIDPIQPAYSIPITARIQTGSEGNGGLVDCWNALAELKSCSNEVVLFFLNGQADIGPDCCQAIATITRHCWPAMLTSIGFTTEEGNILLGYCDAAASATTTNSSAPASSPLAAATTPTPPAN, via the coding sequence ATGGCTTTACAAAATGTAGCTCTCCTGGTGACAGTATGCCTAATATTCACCGGTGCAAACTATGCACTTGCAGCAAGGAACGTGATTGATCCCATTCAGCCAGCCTACAGCATCCCCATCACAGCGAGAATCCAAACTGGAAGTGAAGGAAATGGCGGGCTAGTCGATTGCTGGAATGCGCTTGCGGAGCTGAAATCATGCTCCAATGAGGTGGTTCTGTTTTTCCTGAATGGGCAGGCTGATATAGGGCCTGATTGTTGCCAAGCCATTGCCACTATTACGCGCCACTGCTGGCCTGCAATGCTGACTTCCATCGGTTTCACGACTGAGGAGGGTAACATTTTGCTAGGCTACTGTGATGCCGCTGCATCTGCTACTACTACTAATTCCTCCGCCCCTGCTTCATCTCCTCTTGCTGCCGCCACCACGCCTACTCCTCCCGCCAACTAG